The Bacteroidales bacterium genome contains a region encoding:
- the ppdK gene encoding pyruvate, phosphate dikinase has product MSKKQEKFVYFFGDGKAEGDATMKNLLGGKGANLAEMNLIGVPVPPGFTITTEACTLYNEKGARYIFDIITDEVKQAVARVEKITGTKFGDKNNPCLLSVRSGSRASMPGMMDTVLNLGLNDEAVKGIAAKTGNERFAWDSYRRFVQMFGDVVMGMKPDSKHEEDPFEVIIHQVKKERKIERDLDLTSDDLKDLVTRFKKAIKEKTGKDFPTDPWDQLWASISAVFDSWMNKRAVVYRRLNHIPADWGTAVNVQAMVYGNMGDNSATGVAFTRDSATGENLFNGEYLIDAQGEDVVAGIRTPQQITKEGSLRWAALQEISEEVRKRDFPSLEEVMPVVYKQLFETQKALEDHYRDMQDLEFTVQDGKLWILQTRGGKRTGAAMVKIAIDMLEEKKLKKREALLSVDPNRLNELLHPVFEEEAIRNANVVAKGLPASPGAAAGQIVFHADEAEEWAAKGNKVVLVRIETSPEDLSGMHVAEGILTARGGMTSHAAVVARGMGKCCVSGAGTIKINYKERTLVAGGKSFKEGDWISLNGSTGEVYEGRIKTIDPDLSGDFGKLMDMADHYSKMVVRTNADTPKDATVARNFGAHGIGLTRTEHMFFEGVRIKAMREMILADDEAGRRKALEKLLPIQREDFEGVFEAMHDLPVTVRLLDPPLHEFVPHDEKGQQQMAEIMGVSLDVIKAKVEELSEVNPMLGHRGCRLGNTYPEISEMQTRAIIEATLNLKKRGVVTKPEIMIPLTGTLPEMKMQEDIVRETIAKVFKERNDCIDFMVGTMIEIPRAALVADEIAKSAEFFSFGTNDLTQMTFGYSRDDAGKFLDVYLKKDLLEVDPFQVIDQEGVGQLMRMAVKRGRKTRPNIKIGICGEHGGEPSSVEFCYTLGFDYVSCSPYRVPIARLASAQAQIKEKMLKKANKKKDKKAGKKKAK; this is encoded by the coding sequence ATGAGTAAGAAACAGGAAAAGTTCGTCTATTTTTTTGGCGACGGCAAAGCCGAAGGTGATGCTACGATGAAGAATCTGTTGGGTGGCAAAGGTGCCAACCTTGCAGAAATGAATTTGATAGGAGTACCCGTTCCTCCGGGTTTTACTATTACCACAGAGGCTTGTACCCTTTACAACGAAAAAGGAGCACGTTATATATTTGATATCATCACTGACGAAGTAAAGCAAGCTGTTGCCCGTGTGGAGAAGATTACGGGAACAAAATTTGGCGACAAAAACAATCCTTGTCTTTTGTCCGTTCGCTCCGGCTCCCGTGCCTCGATGCCCGGCATGATGGACACTGTCCTCAATCTGGGTTTGAACGATGAAGCCGTGAAAGGCATCGCTGCTAAAACCGGCAACGAACGTTTTGCCTGGGACTCATACCGTCGCTTTGTTCAGATGTTTGGCGATGTGGTGATGGGAATGAAACCGGATTCGAAACATGAAGAAGATCCCTTTGAGGTAATCATCCATCAGGTGAAAAAAGAGCGGAAAATAGAACGCGACCTCGATCTTACTTCTGATGATCTGAAAGACCTGGTCACTCGATTTAAAAAAGCTATCAAAGAAAAAACCGGTAAAGATTTCCCCACCGATCCATGGGATCAGCTCTGGGCTTCGATCAGTGCTGTGTTTGATAGCTGGATGAATAAGCGTGCGGTAGTTTACCGCCGTCTCAATCATATCCCTGCCGATTGGGGTACCGCCGTCAACGTACAAGCCATGGTATATGGCAACATGGGCGATAATTCTGCTACAGGTGTTGCTTTTACACGTGACTCCGCTACAGGCGAAAACCTTTTTAATGGCGAATATCTCATCGATGCCCAGGGCGAAGATGTGGTAGCCGGCATCCGCACACCACAGCAGATAACCAAAGAAGGATCGCTGCGCTGGGCTGCCCTGCAGGAGATTAGCGAAGAAGTTCGTAAACGGGATTTTCCCTCACTCGAAGAGGTGATGCCTGTGGTGTATAAGCAACTTTTTGAAACACAAAAAGCACTCGAAGATCACTATCGCGACATGCAGGATCTGGAGTTTACCGTACAGGATGGTAAGTTGTGGATATTGCAAACACGTGGTGGAAAACGCACGGGCGCTGCCATGGTAAAAATTGCCATCGACATGCTCGAAGAGAAAAAATTGAAAAAACGCGAAGCACTACTGAGCGTGGACCCCAATAGACTTAATGAGTTGCTCCACCCTGTTTTTGAAGAAGAAGCCATTCGGAATGCCAACGTCGTGGCCAAAGGATTGCCCGCATCGCCTGGTGCTGCCGCCGGACAAATTGTTTTTCATGCTGACGAAGCCGAAGAATGGGCTGCTAAAGGCAATAAGGTTGTGCTGGTACGTATTGAAACATCGCCCGAAGACCTTAGCGGAATGCATGTGGCAGAAGGCATCCTCACCGCTCGTGGTGGTATGACTTCACACGCTGCCGTTGTGGCTCGCGGTATGGGAAAATGCTGCGTGTCGGGTGCAGGCACAATTAAAATTAACTACAAAGAACGCACACTCGTAGCCGGTGGCAAATCTTTCAAAGAAGGCGACTGGATTTCGCTCAATGGCTCTACCGGTGAAGTGTATGAAGGACGAATTAAAACCATTGATCCTGACCTCAGCGGCGACTTTGGTAAACTTATGGACATGGCTGATCACTATTCGAAAATGGTGGTTCGTACCAATGCCGATACGCCAAAGGATGCTACGGTAGCTCGTAATTTTGGTGCACATGGTATCGGCCTTACCCGTACCGAGCACATGTTTTTTGAAGGCGTGCGTATCAAAGCAATGCGTGAGATGATCCTGGCTGATGACGAAGCCGGACGCCGCAAAGCACTCGAAAAACTGCTGCCCATCCAGCGTGAAGACTTCGAAGGAGTTTTTGAAGCCATGCACGACCTGCCCGTTACGGTTCGTTTGCTCGACCCGCCGTTGCATGAGTTTGTGCCTCACGACGAAAAAGGCCAACAGCAAATGGCTGAGATTATGGGTGTAAGTTTGGATGTGATAAAAGCAAAAGTGGAAGAACTGAGTGAAGTCAATCCCATGCTTGGTCATCGTGGCTGCCGTTTGGGCAATACTTATCCGGAAATTTCGGAGATGCAGACACGTGCTATCATCGAAGCAACACTAAATCTCAAGAAGCGTGGCGTTGTGACCAAGCCTGAAATCATGATTCCGCTCACTGGTACATTGCCCGAGATGAAGATGCAGGAAGACATTGTGCGCGAAACCATCGCCAAAGTGTTTAAAGAGAGAAACGACTGCATCGATTTTATGGTGGGAACCATGATTGAAATACCACGCGCTGCTCTGGTAGCTGATGAGATCGCTAAATCGGCCGAGTTTTTCTCCTTCGGTACCAACGACCTCACACAGATGACGTTTGGCTATTCGCGCGACGACGCTGGCAAATTCCTCGATGTGTATCTTAAGAAAGATCTGCTCGAAGTAGATCCATTCCAGGTAATCGATCAGGAAGGCGTTGGCCAGTTGATGCGTATGGCAGTGAAGAGAGGCCGCAAGACCCGCCCGAATATCAAGATCGGTATCTGCGGTGAGCATGGTGGCGAACCTTCGAGCGTTGAGTTTTGCTATACCCTCGGCTTCGACTACGTAAGCTGTTCGCCTTATCGCGTGCCAATTGCACGTCTGGCGTCGGCGCAGGCTCAGATAAAAGAAAAGATGCTGAAAAAAGCCAACAAAAAGAAAGACAAAAAAGCCGGTAAGAAAAAGGCAAAATAA